In the genome of Aedes aegypti strain LVP_AGWG chromosome 2, AaegL5.0 Primary Assembly, whole genome shotgun sequence, the window actgagactgcacaagccatttaaagtttatatgggagttactatgggaaaagaaagcaattaattcaatcggtcatagtgtttgttcatgtgctcttggggaatagaactacgttgatactgtgagatacatccatctgctacaactttgccgaagaccgttttcaaatcggacacCCCAGTAATTAgtcattgatttttgaatgagttgtaaaactttggctataattattgggctgttctgcaggcatcactggatatatgcagtaaaacatagtagccatgatttgagCATGCTATCTTTCGcaccaggtgcagcaatgttgtctgttcagaagttaaatgagcgctgctgaagaaatttgtgactggattcaaatcaataactaattactgagacgtccgaattgaaaacggtcttcggcaaagttgtagcagatggatgtatctcacagtatcaacgtagttctattccccaagagcacatgaacaaacactatgaccgattgaattaattgcttgcttttcccatagcaattcccatataaactttaaatggcttgtgcagtctcagtgtTCATCCaaatgaactcaaattttgggaggacactcagaatttgatctagaatttaatgagcggtgtggagcaaaaacgattttttgaaccactatagtgtatatgttcacgtgattctaccccattaccccgaaagccatttccccgaacgacatcaccccgaattccattaccccgagtgtaccattaccccgaattccatcaccccgaatgctatttccccgaattcacaattatcttgacatgatgatattgatgacgtttctccatgatattggaattcggggtaatgtcattcggggtgatgggtcattcggggttttggaatttggGGTAATGACGTTCGGGtcaatggcattcggggtgatgggattcggggtaatggggtagtaTCGTTCacgtattcattaaaaattatatctttatcgttcaCCAAACCGAATcttttcccatatccaaactcctagtgttttcttgtgaaagtgcagaggactcctcggcttccataaagcaagtaacacgtcaacatttccctcccattcccaaattgacctgcattcggacgcagccggcgccggtattgtttgttataataataagagcaccagtacttacagattgaagatgctactgatcctgaatAGCATATGTTGGTTCCCTGTGAaggtacagctgttcttgcaataacggagtagcaactgtggGCGGTCAATCATACTCATgcccatgctcatgctcaaatcaacgttttaagatatattcaccatataCCGAAATTTACATGgtgaagaaagcgaaaaaagagacaATTGCTAGAACAaccgaaataactgtatgtaaagtcatttaaaattgaatacacattTATTGATATTAGTTTGATCACATTAATCGGAATCtaagaagttaaaaaaaagaaaattatttgctgaagcagcTTTATTGTTGGTTGTGCTCATGGTAGGGagctggatcctattcttggcacttttgattcactttgactgtgttttttttttgaaagctacagagatcatatttggccacaatatgagTCCTATTGAAGTTATTCTTTTTGCAaggtttcagacaattcgaccgagaaaaaccccccatgccaaagtgaatcatggaagtacccaagtagctctgcaccctactatTCGAAGTATTCGACAGGATCAATGAATGTTTAATGGAACAACCGTGCGTTGTCCAATGCTATAGCATTTGCCATATATTACACTCAACCTAGACACATTCCTCCACACCACAAGAAGTTCATTATAGCAAAGGAAATAATCCAAAAAGAGAGGGAAATTGCAAGTTAACGTATGATTCTCCCCAAAGACACGCAATATATAGTGGattgattattgttttaaatGCACAGTTCAATCGTAGTCTCCAATAAGTTCACTGTACCGTcccaaaatcaatcaaaatgttcACCAAACTGGTAAGAGCCACTCTCCATACTCCTGGCAAATTACCTATAATTCCCATTCCTTTCCAGATCTGCATCGCCACCCTGGCCATATCCTGCGTTTGCGCAAATTCCGGAGTCATCGCCCCAGTGGCTTACTCTGCCCCACTGCTTGCCGCTCCCGCACAGGCCGTCCTGAACACCCAGAGTACCCAGGTCGTTGGCCGCAACTACGTTGCCCCTCTTGCCTACACCGCTGCTCCACTGGCGGCTCCATTGGCGTACACGGCTCCGGTGGCCAAGGTCGCCACGGCTGCCCCACTTGCCTACACAGCTCCTTTGGCCTACCCAGCTGCCGCCGCCTACGCTGCTGCTCCCTATGCCGCTCCATTTGCCTCGCCGTATCTCAGCGCTGCCTACCGATACAGCCCGTACGTGCTGTGAATAGCCAATGGGATTGAACAAACGCCTTGTACCAAAAATGCGATATGCTTTGAATGGAAGAATAGAAGAAAGGCGCTTTGAGTGCATGATCTAGGATGGTGAAATCAAATACAGGTTGTTGAAAACAATTATGGTGACGTTTCATTTGTGTTTCTGAAAGCGAAACTTCTGCTTAATATTCTATATGATTCTTCTTGCGAAATAATTGATAGATTGTTCAAAACACCTTCATTAGATATTAGCTGCATATTTCGAATGATGATTTTGGAGTATTGTGACGGagatgggcttcgtggccgtgcaattagtgtcgtcaggcaatgagcgcatcgtgtcatgaggtgtgggttcgattccaccaaactgttcccgcggatacgatccggtagggaataatAAATACGAAAGAGATGTGTTCGAATTCACGgtttatttcagactgatttgAAACATAGAATTTCGCCCTATATAAAGTCCTTTACCCAATTGTACTTGCATAGAATATTCTCGATATGcattgttgtatacaataatgtgctgtgtctaaactgttatacaattgACGGATTGAATATTCTCGAACTGTCAGACAATGACACAATGCAAGATAGATAAACAATGAGCctgtgcatgctataaaacgtttgacttgtactgtgcgctctgttttcaagttgcccgtgagagagagcgagacagcaccaacacacggcgcacagtaaaagtcatgagaacaaaagaatttatggcacgtacagaggctcataacAATGTGTTGACGATCTTGAAAGATCGTGAGGTAAGTGATTGATTAATAATTTAACGATTCAATACTAATAtttgtagggtaactcggtgCAATACGCCCCAccggggcaatacgcccctctgaagtttcacgggattgaggcttcttttacACGTTAATATGATTACATTTCTTAACTATTTGCGAATAAATTatgttgcgcatatatgttctttgagaagtataaacaatcaatag includes:
- the LOC110675725 gene encoding pupal cuticle protein C1B-like, whose protein sequence is MFTKLICIATLAISCVCANSGVIAPVAYSAPLLAAPAQAVLNTQSTQVVGRNYVAPLAYTAAPLAAPLAYTAPVAKVATAAPLAYTAPLAYPAAAAYAAAPYAAPFASPYLSAAYRYSPYVL